The genomic region GAAGATCTATATATGACTAAACCGGGATTTATTCATATTTGAGCTGGCATTTCAGCTTACCTCCACATTCACACTCATCCGAGAAATCATCAGGGGATTCACTGCACTGCAACCTGCCAGGAATAATAAGAATGCATTTTCTGTAGCTGGAAAATTAAGGTAAGGGTTTTTACAAGGGCTGAAAACAAGATTTATAGGGTTAATGGGATAAACCGAACGAGAACCTCCTTTGGTAGCATAAGCCAGAAAACCTCTTTTGTTTAATGGTGGAAATGTGGGAATCATCCTAAAAGGAGTGTAAAGACCACTTCCAGTTGGAGAATCTCTGGAAGAGAATACTTCGTCATCACTGAAACTCCCTGAATTATAGAATAAATCTGTTCGGGCATTATTTAGTTTAGAAAAGAATGTTTCTGTTTCCTGGCTTTCCCATTCCAAATTTTTTAATTCAATAAAAAATTCTTCGAGATCCTCTTTGAAAATATTCACTATTCCAAATTTATCTGGATTAAAAATTATAATCTCGTCAATCCCTGAAAAATAAAGTTTATACAAGTCTACTTGATTTAATTTTCGCAATAAACTTATAAAATATCTTAACTCCAGAAACTTGTATAGAAAAAAGAAATCAGGGAAATTAATCAAGTTTTTTTTGTTAAAAGGATATATTATAGGGTTATCCAGAATTTTATGGGCCCTTGAAATTAAATTAACCTTAAATATTAGTTCTTTCGAAAATTTCCCCCCTAATTTAAGAAATTGATAATTGTTATCTATAGTCTGTTTATTAAATATAGAATCATAAATGCCGGACTCTTTAAACTGAATTAATTCCATAATTAAGACATTTAATTCATCTTTATATTCTGATTCCATTAGAGATGACTTAATTTTTGTAATATAATATTCATACGGTATCAAGGACTCTAAATCATTAGGCAACATAATTAATACTATTTTAGCATTTTACATTATAATCCGAGGCTGTCTATTATAATATTGTTTATGATTTCATAAAATTTTTTTGATTTTTCTTTTCTTTAGGTTAGCTTATGGGAGTTTTAATTGTTTTAACAGGTGATTTACCACCTCCAATTATAGGTTTGATTACAGGAGGATTCACAGGTTCTGATGGATTAACTGGAATAACATTTATGGGATTTACAGGAGGATTCACAGGTTCTGGAAGGTTAACTGGTGTTGGAGGAGTGTACGGAGGATTAACAGGTGTTGATGAAGATGGTTCAGGGACCATCCCCCTTCCACTAAATTGCTGGCAAATGAATCAAAAAACTATGTAATTCCAGTTTATAAATCCCGGAAATTTAATTTCCCTTATTTCTCATTTCTTCAAGCTTTTCAGAAATTTCTTTACTTGTAATTCCCTGTTTTTCCTTAACTTCAACTTCTGGCTCTTCGCCTTTTATCAGGTTATAAACTGTTAAAGCTATTACTCCACTGACAAACAGGATAAACAATCTTTCAATTGGATGCTCGCTTGGGGAAAACCCGGGCCAGTAATTTTGAACAACAATTCCAATCAAAACAATTATTCCAATAAAAGTTAAAAATCCAATAATTCCTGCAATAACTTTCCTCAAATTCATAACAATCACATCAACTTACTAATATCAGTATTTAAAAGTTTCAAATAAGTTTTATTCGCCCTAATAACATCAAAAGCATTAATCTTGTTTCTTCCTTCTAATACTGCACTGCAACCAGATAAAAGCAAAATAAAAGCTTTTTCTGTGACTCTGAAAGTTGATGATGGTCCTCCTGGCCCTTTCCATTTATTATGCATTAACATAAATCTAATCCCATAGATATGATCAAAAAGTTTTTTAGCTTTTTTATCCTGCCATTTAACCTTCCCAAGTTTTTTAAAGAATTCAGCTGTGGGTTGGGGTGTTTTTTGGTTTGAATCGAAATTTTCTAGCATTAAAAGAATTCGTGTGGCCATGGGACCATGAAAAATGTTTTTTCTATCATCTAGATTCAATTTTCTTCCTAAAGTAACATGATAGATGCCTGCAATAAAACTATAAATCACTAGAAAATGTTTAATACTGATTAAAGGTGCTAAGGGAATGTTTAATGGAAATTTACTAAGACTTCCTAATGCAAGTTCCTCTAACAAAGAATATTTATCTTTATCCCTATCTATTTCCACATCTGGACTCAAAAGATCATCAAAAGACAAAAAAACAAGCTTTTCGTAAATTTCATTCTCTTGCAACGCTAATATCTCATCCACAACTTCTTTTAACTCTTCAACATCATTAAACTCATCTAATACTTTTTCTGCAACCTTTTCTGTTGGTTCTGCCCTTAAAAACATTTTATTACACCCACATGTTCTATTTTTTTACCATGGCCATCGAATCTTACTTTTAACCCAGTTTACAGCTGAAGATGCTGCTTTTTTAACAGTGTTAACAGCTTTGTTGGTAGCTGTTTTAGCTTTTGTAGCTACTTTCTTGGCAGTGTTAACTGCTTTTTTGGCAGTTCTTTTCACGGTGTTCACGGCTTTGGTAACAACTTTATTTACAGCCTTCTTAGCTGTATTTACAGCTTTTTTAACTACTTTTTTGGCAGTGTTAACAGTTTTGTTTACCACTTTCTTGGCAGTAGTAACAATTTGTTTGGTTGTGTTAACTGCTTTTTTGGCAGCTGTTTTAACATTTGTGACCACTTTATTTACAGCTTTCTTCACCGTGGTCACAGCTTTAGGGATCAGTTGCTTAACTGTGGTATTAATCTTATTAACTATATTTCCCACACTCTTCACAGTATTTACAGCTCCATTAACAAATTTTTTGGAGGAATCTATTAAATAATTCAGATTTCTGTTTAAAAAACCTCCAACTTCGCCATAAATATTCCCTATCTTCCTAACTGGATCAGGACTAACCAAAAGATCACCAAAGTCGCCTAAGCCCCTCCTAAACTGAAAATTGCTGAAAGCAGTCGCAGCAGCAATTAACTTCTCATTACCAGTTAACTTAGCTAAACCTTTAAAAATATCTGCAAGCCAACCAACAGGATTCGGTAGAAGAACATTACCAATCCACGAGATAGCATTCTTCAAATATTCCGGGTTATTTAATTTTAGTTTCCGGGCTAAATCACTCAGAAAATTCCCAATTTTGTTTATTATAATATTATCAGCTAAATTTAACCCTATTTTTAACCCTGCTTTGCTCAGTATTCTGGATAATGCTTTGCCTGCTACTGATACTATTCTGCCAATTGGTATAATTGATAATAGAAGAAGCAGGAAGCCTCCAATCGATAAATCACCATTTTCATCAATTCCAAATCCCCAGTAAAGTAAGGTTTTAATGTTCTGTCCACCCCATATTTTATCCAGGTTACTGTAACCATGGATATGGTAGAAGTTAGCGTCAAAGAAATCCCAGATATTACCAGTTCGCCAGGCTTTTTGACCGGCTTGCCCAAGCTTATCCCAGGTATAAAAAATGTGGGAGAAAGGATTCATAGGATGGTTCAAAATCCCTGCAAACCAGCCATATAAAGAACCCTTATTATTAATTTTCCAGGCTTCATCATTATATTTAAACAATCCAAACGAAGGATTACCCTTACCTTTTAGATAGGGTGCAAGAGGGCCGTAAATCGAAAAATTATTGAAACTATAAGTCCCCGGCTTAACACCAGAACCAGAAGCTTTAACACCCAGATCTAAAAATCCAGGAACTTTACCACCCTTTTTAACAGAATTGTTAGTATTTATACTTTTAAAATATGATTTAAAGGTGTTTATAGGAGTTTTAATTGTTTTAAAAGGTGATTTACCACCTACAATTATAGGTTTGATTACAGGAGGATTCACAGGTTCTGGAAGGTTAACTGGTGTTGGAGGAGTGTACGGAGGATTAACAGGTGTTGGTGGATTTACTGGTGTTGGAGGAGTGTAGGGCGGATTTGCTGGTGTTGATGAAGATGGTTCAGATCCACGGACAAAAACATCACCCTCACCATTAGTATCATTTGCAACCAGGTTGTCTGCCCATGAACTGAATGCCACAGCAGTGCCATCAGCATTTATTGATGGCCCACCACTATTACCATTTCCTAAATCCCCTGTCCTGGAGATGCTCACCACTCGGGTTGTTTTTGAGATTCGGTCATAAACTAAAACCTGTGAAACAAAATAGGAATAATCTGGAGGTAGATCAACTCCCATGGGTGCGCCAGCAGGCCTAATATCCTGTAAGCTGAACGCTATATAGCGGCCATCACCACTAATAGAAGGCTCCCCACAATCAACATTAAACTCTTCTCCACTGCTTAAAACACTCACACGTTCCGTAATGCCTGATAATTGATCATGGACAAAAACATCATCCCTATAGTTATTATCACCCCAAACCAGGTTATTAGCATATGAAGAAAAAGCTATGTAACGTCCGTTTGCGCTTATTGAAGGTTTAGAACTGTAACCATTCCCTTCGTCTCCATTAGTTGAGATACTCACTCTTTTAATGGTGTTTAAAGTCTGATCATAAACAAAAATATCATCAACACCATTATTATCGCCTGTAACAAGATTATTTGCACCCGAAGAAAAAGCCACATAACGTCCATCAGTGCTTATTGATGGTTGAAAGCTGTCACCATTTGCTTCTCTGCCTGTACTGGAGATGCTAACTCTCTTAATGGTTTTTAAGACTCTATCATAAACAAAAATATCATGAAAGCCATTATTATCGTCTGACACAAGATTACCTGCATGCTGGGAATTTGAACTTCTCTCTGTATTGAAGAACTCAAATCGGGCCTCACCTGAACTGAAAGCCACATAACGACCATCACCACTAATAGAAGGACTAGAACTATCACCATTACCCTGTTCACCCGCACTGGAAACACTAACACGTTCTGTAATGTTTAAAAGCAGGTCACGCACAAAAACATCAGAAACACCATTAGTATCTCCTGTAACTAAATTAGTGGCATAGGATGTAAAAGCCACATAACGACCATCACTACTAATAGAAGGCTGACTACTATCACTATTACCCTGTTCACCCGTACTGGAAACACTAACCAGAGTTGTAGTGTTTAAAAGCCTGTCACGAACAAACACATCTTTATGACCATTAATATCACCCGCCACAAGATTACTTGCATAAGAGCTAAAAGCTATATAACGACCATCACTGCTAATAGAAGGTTCATAGCTATAACCATTAGACCCACTTCCATTAATAGCAACACTAACACAGATCGTGGTGTTATTGGCCGCTGCAACACTCCCACAAAAAGCCAATAAAAAAATAAATGCAAATGATAGTAATATAACCTTTTCCAAGATTTACACACCCTTGTATAAAAATTACGGGTATAATTTCAAATCTACCTTCATATAACTATAAAATATGACGATTTCAACAAATCCAAATTCTAATTTATATTCTAAACATATACACTATATTATTATATTATTATAATGTGAAATTCTGGATATTAATACATATAAAGATTACTATTTTAATTTGATAGTTTAGAATCATATATGAAGATAAAAATAAGGTAGTTAACCTGATCAGAACGTCTTTATCAAGTTTGAAGATTATATGCTAATATTCTGGTTAATATAACGTAGTATTCATTATTTCAGGATTGATTTTGTTTAAAATGGATGTATTAGACTATTAATGCTATTCATTCAGATTTAGATCAGTTTTAGCTTTAATCAGGTGAATTTGGAAATTTTACAATATTTTTTATTTCCTGATACTCCCAAAAATATTAATTCCACAAAATATATACAAATAATAGAGGTTATATTATGTATTTAAATGGTGAAGCACGTTTTGGAAAAGGAAAAGAAGTTGCACATTTAGATCTTTTAATAGGAGACAAAGAAGGCCCTGTTGGCCATGCTTTTGCTAATGCTCTTGCACAGCAGATGGATAAACACACCCCTCTTTTTGCAATTATAGCTCCCAATCTTGTGGCCAAGCCAATAACTTTAATTGTCCCCAAGGCTTCGCTTAGAGGAAGAAAGGATATTATGAAGGTTTATGGTCCTGCACAAAAAGCACTTGCCACTGCAGTTGTAGATTGTGTTTATGATGAAACCATTCCCGAAAATAAAGCTGAAGAAATCTGTATAGTATGCGGCGTTTTTATCCATCCTGATTCAAAAGAAAGCGATAAAATTTATATAAATAACTATGAAGCTGCAAAATTAGCTATAAAAAGAGCATTTACTGAAGAACCTTCAATTGACGAAATTTTAACTGAAAGAAACTCTGTTGTTCATCCTTTTTACAAAGAACCTTAATAGCTTAAAAAAAAGAATTTAATAAGTAATTTAAGCATTGATTGATTTAATTGAGAGATATCCAAGTAAAAACTAATCGCATTTTTTACTTGGATATCCACATATTGCCCCTACAGCCCTTACCCCCACAGCGTCTTTGAGTATTTTACCGCCTGCAGTTGGTGGATTAACTGTTACTTCACTCCCATACTCTTTTTTAAGGAGGTCTACTCTTTCTTTTTTAAGAATATCCGCACTTGCTTTTTCCATCCTTTCTTCCTTATCTGTTACCCATATCTGTGAACTTTTTTCTTCTTCACTATACTCTTTCATTTCACGACGTTTTTCTTCCATGGTTATCACCCCATTAATTACCGGTTAAAATTAATTATACCTGGTATTATGGATTTATTTGGCAATTTGAAGGATAGCAATGACGTAATTTAAATATTTTTATTGTTTATCCCATAAATTAAAGGATATATTAACTTCTTATTTTGAAGTTCAAATTATAAATAATTTACTACTATTTATATAATAAATATTATTTTCATGTTGATTATAAAAATTTACTATTCATTCATTTAAAAATGAAAATACTTGAATAATAATCTACATAAAAAATAGTAAAGAAAAAGGTGGATAAAATGATAGAAAAACTGGAAGTTAGCTTAATCAACGAAAATGTTCATAATTTCAAAAGAGGAGAATTTGGAGTTGAAAAAATCCAAGTTGATGAAGATAAGGGCTTAATTGAAATAACATATGAACCTAAAGAAGATGGTGTTAAACATGTGATTATTCCGCTTCAAAACATTGAAAAATTGGATTATACAGAGAAAGTAGCTGAAAAAGTAGAAATTAAAGGAGAAAAGAAGTAAGATTTAGTAAAATTT from Methanobacterium sp. harbors:
- the fae gene encoding formaldehyde-activating enzyme; protein product: MYLNGEARFGKGKEVAHLDLLIGDKEGPVGHAFANALAQQMDKHTPLFAIIAPNLVAKPITLIVPKASLRGRKDIMKVYGPAQKALATAVVDCVYDETIPENKAEEICIVCGVFIHPDSKESDKIYINNYEAAKLAIKRAFTEEPSIDEILTERNSVVHPFYKEP